CCGACCCGCGCCGCGCCGACGTCGAGTCGGACCATTTGCTGGAGCAATTCAACTTTCCGGGCGAGACGCTGAAGCTCAGCTCAGGCTTCATTCCCGAAAGCTGGCGCGACATCGATGGCATAGCGCAGGCGATCCGCCACGTGTCACGAACCGATCCGTCGAGCATGGTCGAGTACGCGACGCCGCTTGGCAACCCGGTCTTGCGGGAGCAGTTGCGCGGCCGCATTGGTCAGCTGGGCATTCAGGCAGACGCGTCGCAGATTCTCATCACCAATGGCGCGAGCCAGGCGTTCGATCTGCTGGTGCGCTACATGCTCAAGCCAGGCGACACGATCTTTGTCGAGGACCCGGGCTATTACAACCTGTACGGCCTGCTCCGACTGCACGGCATGAAGCTGATCGGCATTCCACGCACGGGCCATGGTCCGGACCTCGACGCGATGCAGGCGCAATTGAAGCTGCACCGGCCCAGATTGCTGCTCATCAACTCCGTGTTCCACAATCCGACCGGCACCACGGTCGCACCGCAGGTCGCGTTCCGTTTGCTGCAAATGGCGCGCGAACATGGCTTCCAGATTATCGAAGACGACATCTACGCGGATTTCCAGACCGATATCACCGATCGCCTTGCCACCCTCGACCAGCTCGAACAGGTGATCTACATCGGCGGGTTGTCCAAGACGCTGTCGTCGTCGCTACGGATCGGCTGCGTGGTAGCGAATCACGCGATCATCAAGGACCTGGTCGACATCAAGATGCTGACGAGCATCGGCTGCTCGCGTTTTGCCGAAGCGGTAGCGGTGTCGATGCTGGAGCGCGGCGCATATCGCAAATATCTGGAGCGACTGCGCCGGCAGATGCGCGGCGCGCTCGGCTCGACCGTCCAGACACTCGAGGATGCCGGCTGGGAGATTTTCGAAGAGCCGGCAGGCGGCAAGTTCGTGTGGGCGCGCGTGCCTCACGTCGCGGACGCCGAGCGGTTGGTGGAATGCGGCGTGCCGCTCGGTGTAACGGTGCTACCTGGACAACACTTCAGGCCGAATCGGGAGGCGAGCCCGTGGATCAGGATTCACGTCGCCTTTGGTAACGAGCCGCGCGCGCAGGCGTTTTTTCACGCGGCGGCGCAGTTGCCGCCTGATGCGTGAACACGGCGCAGAGCTTGGCCGTGACGCAGCACCGGCGCCCACGAACAGCACTGCCGACCCGCAACAGGGCGCGTGCCGCACCAGCGAAGTGCGTGTCGCCGCCGTCGTGCCGCGGCGGCCGCACAAGGGCTTCCCCGGCGCATGGCTGGCGGGCACTCGAGCCATGTTCGTACATGCGCATATTTCTTGCTCGTCTATCCTGTAAACTCTTCGTCTGCGCCTGCGAACTCCCGCGGTGCCTTGCAAGCGCCGCCATTTCCACACGACTGAATGATGAGCATGATCGAACTCGATCCTCCCGGCTTCCAGCCACCACGCCCGATGGCCGGCGACGAAGGCTCCCGGCGTACCGTTCTGTATGGTGGCTACACCGTTTTCAGCGTGTTTCAGCCGGTCTTCTCGGTATCGCACCGGCGAGCGATCGGATATCACGCATCGCTGCGCGTTCATGACGAGCATGACAAACAGGTGCCCTCGCACGAAGTCTTTACGCAGGCCGCGCGACGCGGCGATCTGCTCGAACTCGGCCGGCTGGCCGAATCGCTGCACCTCGGCAACTTCAACGCGTTTGACAGCCACGACGAATGGCTCTTCCTCAGCCTGCATCCCGCCGCACTGATGGACACCAGTTACGGTGACGCGCTGCTTGCCGGCTTGAAGACGCTTGGCCTGCCGCCGCAACGCGTGGTGCTCGAAGTATCCGAACAGGCCGGCGGCGAGACCACGCGCTTTGCCGAAGTCGTCGATTCGCTGCGCAAGTCCGGTTTCCTGATCGCGCTCGACGGCTTTGGCGCCAAGCATTCGAACATCGACCGAGTGTGGAATCTGCGGCCGGACATCGTCACGCTGGACCGCTGCATCCTCGCGCAAGCGAGTGAACACTCGCACATCGAGCGCGTTTTGCCGGGCCTCGTCTCTCTGCTGCACGAGTCCGGGCAACTGGTGCTGATGGGCGGTCTGAGCACCGAGCGCGACGCGCTGATCGCGCTCGAATGCAACGTCGACTTCGTCCAGGGCGCCTTTTTCGCGGGCCCGAGCGTTGACCCCGTCAAGCCGCAAGTCGCAGCACGTCTGATGGATTCGCTCTCCGCCTCGCTGCGCGAACGCGTCGCCGCTCGAGAGAAAGCGCAGTCCGCGCGGCTCGCACCGTATGTCACGGCGCTCGAGGCCGCCGCCGCGCAGTTGATCGCCGGGGAACCGATCGCGCAGGCGAGCGCGCCTTTGCTCGCGCTGGGAGAAACGGCGCGCTGCTTTCTCCTGGATGGTTCGGGCCGGCAGATCGGCGACAACGTGCTGCCGCCGGGCCGCACCTCGCAACGCGCAAAGCGCTTCAGCCCCCTGCTGCATTCCGAAGGCGCGAGTTGGGAACGCCGCCCGTACTTCATTCAGGCGATGCGTCAACCGGGGCGTGTTCATCTGACGCCGCCGTATCTGTCGATCAACGAAGCGCACCTGTGCGTCACTGCCTCGATTGCCGCGCATACGTCGCATGGTACGCAGGTGCTATGCGTCGACATCAACTGGGAAGTCGCGGCTCACCGTAACTGATGCCCCCGGATGGTCCTTGATCCGGGCAAGCAGTTCCTTCACCGCGTCGCGGCCAAGCATCCGGTTGGCCGCGTGCAAATGCGCGGCGCTGGTCAGGATGCGCAGCGAGACGATTCTCGCCGAAAGGTCCGTGGCGCCATCCGTCACCACGTCGATTAACCCGACGATGTCGCCGTCGCAGAACAGCGCGATACACACGGCACCCGCCATCGACACCACCTCGGCATGGCTCGCCTGCTGCGCGAGCGATATGATCACGCCCATCCACTTCGGACCTGAAACCGGTTCACGGGCGCGCTGCGATTCGGTCCTGGGCGTTGGCCCGTGTGCACCAAGGGCCGGGTCGACCGCGGGGAACGCAGTGGGCTGAGCGTACAAAGGTACGTCGCTGACAAGTTGCGGCGCCTCGCTGAAAAGCTGTAGCAGGCCCGCCCGGTCTTGCGCTTCGAGCGCCGCGCGCAAACGCTCGACGATTCGCCCATGCACCGCTGGATCGGGCCGCTCCAACGGCGCACCCGCACGTCTCAGACGCTCCTTGGCGCGATGAACCATTTGCCGGCAAGCGGCCGGGTTGCGCTCGAGAATCAAGGCAATTTCTGCATAACCGCACTCGAACGCTTCATGGAGGACGAACGCCGCACGTTCGTCTGGCTTCAAATGTTCGAGCAGCAGCATCACCCCATAGGACATATCCGCGGCGCGCAGTGCCAACTCCTCCGCAGAGGGCGCGAC
Above is a window of Paraburkholderia sprentiae WSM5005 DNA encoding:
- a CDS encoding aminotransferase-like domain-containing protein, with amino-acid sequence MKLEIELDRDNGVPLTEQIVAGVSAWIRSRNAHPGSKLPSIRQFAADFGVSRFPVIEAYDRLVSLGYVDSRHGSGFYIADRQPTEMRCQGTSDPRRADVESDHLLEQFNFPGETLKLSSGFIPESWRDIDGIAQAIRHVSRTDPSSMVEYATPLGNPVLREQLRGRIGQLGIQADASQILITNGASQAFDLLVRYMLKPGDTIFVEDPGYYNLYGLLRLHGMKLIGIPRTGHGPDLDAMQAQLKLHRPRLLLINSVFHNPTGTTVAPQVAFRLLQMAREHGFQIIEDDIYADFQTDITDRLATLDQLEQVIYIGGLSKTLSSSLRIGCVVANHAIIKDLVDIKMLTSIGCSRFAEAVAVSMLERGAYRKYLERLRRQMRGALGSTVQTLEDAGWEIFEEPAGGKFVWARVPHVADAERLVECGVPLGVTVLPGQHFRPNREASPWIRIHVAFGNEPRAQAFFHAAAQLPPDA
- a CDS encoding EAL domain-containing protein → MSMIELDPPGFQPPRPMAGDEGSRRTVLYGGYTVFSVFQPVFSVSHRRAIGYHASLRVHDEHDKQVPSHEVFTQAARRGDLLELGRLAESLHLGNFNAFDSHDEWLFLSLHPAALMDTSYGDALLAGLKTLGLPPQRVVLEVSEQAGGETTRFAEVVDSLRKSGFLIALDGFGAKHSNIDRVWNLRPDIVTLDRCILAQASEHSHIERVLPGLVSLLHESGQLVLMGGLSTERDALIALECNVDFVQGAFFAGPSVDPVKPQVAARLMDSLSASLRERVAAREKAQSARLAPYVTALEAAAAQLIAGEPIAQASAPLLALGETARCFLLDGSGRQIGDNVLPPGRTSQRAKRFSPLLHSEGASWERRPYFIQAMRQPGRVHLTPPYLSINEAHLCVTASIAAHTSHGTQVLCVDINWEVAAHRN
- a CDS encoding sigma-70 family RNA polymerase sigma factor, with product MTEHGIDKASSFEAARARLLALAYRMLGSRAEAEDAVQDVWLKWHLADTQAVQTPVAWLTTLTTRTAIDRLRHAQRERASQASGWLPEPWLDEVAPSAEELALRAADMSYGVMLLLEHLKPDERAAFVLHEAFECGYAEIALILERNPAACRQMVHRAKERLRRAGAPLERPDPAVHGRIVERLRAALEAQDRAGLLQLFSEAPQLVSDVPLYAQPTAFPAVDPALGAHGPTPRTESQRAREPVSGPKWMGVIISLAQQASHAEVVSMAGAVCIALFCDGDIVGLIDVVTDGATDLSARIVSLRILTSAAHLHAANRMLGRDAVKELLARIKDHPGASVTVSRDFPVDVDA